The window GACCATATTGCTGACCGATTGAGTGTTAGAGCATCGGCGAAGGTCAAGATCCGATCCACCTCAAGCAACAGTATAGTCTCAACGGGATACGCAATCCGCGCAAATTACGTGGATGTCCCTGACCCGTGTAAGCTCAAATGATACCCAAGATGGTAGCCAGGAGGAAATATCTTAGTGCGACACCACCTCAAAATATAGTGTGCACGGCACTCGGCGTATAATCTCGGCCCGTGGCTGGAGATGGCGTCGCTTTTCCGTATACACACCTCCTCTTCAGGGTCAATCGAAAGCAAGTATGGAAACACAAGTCTTGCGAATGGCAAGAATTCTGAAAGTTGGAGTTAAACCATCTCTATTTGATCTAGGAAACCTCTGTTGGGACAGGCGAGCAGCAACCCTTTTAGGGAGTTCGCCGGTCCCACTCGCGCAGAAAACCCCAATCCACCGACTTCTCTGGGTGTGGCACTACGTATTATTGTACTCTTCTAATATCCTACGGGCGTTACCGCTCCGATATTCAATATCCACAGGGTGGCCCCCAACGGGTCGTTGAGCGGCACGCACGTCAGTGACAATCTCCCGACCGAGAAAAGTCAAAACTGACGGGATCACATCCCGACCATTAGCAATCCCAGGTTTCCACAAAAAATAAATATGATACCGAACCATATACACGACCAGACCACCAATAAATCGCCTGCGCCAAACGCAACCGATATGGAATATCATGATGAAAATTGCTTACAAATACATACAATATTTGCCAATCAGTAGCGCGGATATTTATTTATAAAGCCGCACACGTCCACCCTCCTCTTCAGATTTCCAGCTTTTGCAAACGGAAGTCGCAGCATCGTTTTTGGGCCGATTGCCATCATCCGAGGACATCGCCCCGGGTTGTGGGCAGTACCGACCACAGGATGCCGGAAAGCCGGACAGGTCAACAAGGGAGCGACCCGATGGACATTGGAGACTTCAATGCCAGGGCTTTTGACCAGACAGCCGGCTCGACAGGGCGGACAGACAAAGGGCGGACAGACAATTTGCGGATCGCAGTGGTTGGATGCGGCTATTGGGGCGCGAAGCATGTCCGGGTTTTGAGTGGACTGCGAAGTGTGCACGAGGTCTCGATCGTGGATCCAGACCCGCTCGCACGCGCCATGATCCGGTCCGCGTTTCCGGCTGCGCAGGCATTCACGGATTTGACCGCCGCGCTGCCGCACATTGATGCGGTGGTCGTGGCCACCCCACCGAGCACCCATTTCGACGTCGCCTCGATGGCGCTCAGGCACGGCAAGCACGTCCTTGTGGAAAAACCGTTGGCGACGTCGCTGGCGCAGGCGCAGCGCCTCGTGAACGAGGCCCGCAGCGCGGACCGGGTCCTGATGGTCGGGCATACCTTCCTGTTCGTTCCCGCTGTGCGCGAACTCAAGCGCCGTCTCGACCGCAATGAACTCGGCACCGTCCACTACATCCATTCCGCCCGGTTGAACCTTGGCCTCTACCGCCCGGACGTGAACGTGGTGTGGGATCTGGCTCCCCACGACA is drawn from Azospirillaceae bacterium and contains these coding sequences:
- a CDS encoding Gfo/Idh/MocA family oxidoreductase — encoded protein: MDIGDFNARAFDQTAGSTGRTDKGRTDNLRIAVVGCGYWGAKHVRVLSGLRSVHEVSIVDPDPLARAMIRSAFPAAQAFTDLTAALPHIDAVVVATPPSTHFDVASMALRHGKHVLVEKPLATSLAQAQRLVNEARSADRVLMVGHTFLFVPAVRELKRRLDRNELGTVHYIHSARLNLGLYRPDVNVVWDLAPHDITIMNYLLGSLPTTVSAWGASLTCKDVEDVAYIRLDYRHLGISGYCHLSWLDPRKARTLTVVGGRKMAVYDDLADERLRIFDCGVKGSGMDTAPHERPLSYRYGDIVSPHIVAQEPLALEDQHFIDCIRGTAVPEAPGSDGVAIVAILEAIDCSLKANTVVEVHYPDEGRRAAEAVLHSQAMVG